A single genomic interval of Deltaproteobacteria bacterium harbors:
- a CDS encoding glycosyltransferase family 1 protein has translation MKVWVFYPPLKVMSGGCMVLLQIARQLLSLERLGGILYWDAPPQGPDCAGLPWIKAAHAPVRSEDIVVVPEGWPNALAFGFRAKCRTVVYCQNWAYLFHGLEPALRWRDLPVEFWAVSDPVAWHMEQVLGRRPAIIRPAIDTGLFRPSESKPSGPPRIAFMPRKNKALADQIR, from the coding sequence GTGAAGGTCTGGGTATTTTATCCGCCTCTCAAGGTAATGTCCGGCGGGTGCATGGTCTTGCTCCAGATTGCCCGTCAGTTGCTGAGCCTGGAGCGGCTTGGCGGCATCTTGTATTGGGACGCGCCGCCCCAGGGGCCTGATTGCGCCGGCTTGCCGTGGATCAAGGCCGCGCACGCCCCCGTGCGATCCGAAGATATCGTGGTGGTGCCCGAGGGTTGGCCCAATGCCTTGGCCTTTGGGTTTCGCGCCAAGTGCCGAACCGTGGTCTATTGTCAGAACTGGGCGTATCTTTTTCACGGACTTGAGCCGGCTCTGCGCTGGCGTGATTTGCCCGTGGAGTTTTGGGCCGTGTCCGATCCCGTGGCCTGGCACATGGAACAGGTTTTGGGCAGGCGTCCGGCCATCATTCGTCCGGCCATTGATACCGGGCTGTTCCGCCCATCCGAGTCCAAGCCGTCCGGCCCTCCGCGCATCGCTTTCATGCCCCGCAAGAACAAAGCCCTGGCCGATCAGATCCG